The sequence below is a genomic window from Apodemus sylvaticus chromosome 6, mApoSyl1.1, whole genome shotgun sequence.
ACCAGCaatttatatactttatttttaaaatgtcagaaaaACTTAAGTTTCAGCAGGTAATCCTTTGATAAATTGATGGACAGGAAGGTCATTGAAAACCAGGAAATGGAAGGTCAACGCTTTGGATTTATACTCTGGGAAACCCCACTAAAACGGTCCATGCACGACTGTCCATCTCCTCACATCCCTAGCAGGGGCTCGAATGCATGGGGTGAGAATCCTATGAGTCTCTGTTTTCAGTTACACTGTTTTCAGTTTTGACTAGCAAATTATTCCACTGGGTAAGAAATTTATAAACTTGCACTTTAATTCTGAATGtttatttcattgtgttttataaGTGTCtaactaagaaaacaaaacactggtGTAAATCAGTGGTTCAGCCTTTctaatgctgccaccctttaGTATAGTTTGTCCCCAAAAGGGGACctgagccacaggttgagaatctctgatataaatgatatttatattctttcactCATAGTTCTATCCTTTGTTTATCTCaaatattctataatttttatACAACCAAATTTAAACACAAATGTAAACTAGAGGAAAAGCTGAGTTTACTGTTGGTACTCTGACTggtcttcccccccaccccccagttacctggcaacagccaggtaggcctggcccactataaaaggagatgcttgacccctcctccctctcttactctcttcccCTTTGTCCCCTtgcttcccccctctccccttcccttccctctctgtccaagtcatggctggcctctacttctctactctctccctctctctccctttctctgcctctactaccctcttaactccccatgccctaaataaactctgttctatactataccatcatgtgtgtggtccctcagggggaagggatgccttggcatgggccccttcccccacacctcacttCACACCTCCATAGAATATATCTTGatagctttctctttttatgatcacaacagttacatttttttttttttgatttttgattctgTATCTTTAGATTACCCAGGAATCCAGTGAGAGCCTCAGGGCATGATCTGTTGTAAGCTTTGGTGCTCACCATCCGGATTTGCTCCTTCTAGAGAACACAGAGTTTGGAGGAAGCAAAGGGAGCTCAGATCTAAAGTGAATACCAACTCAATGGGCTGGAGACTGCCCTGGAGTGTCACTCCACCGTCCCCATGTTCAGAACACCTCTGCAGTGCTTACATAGCACAGGCAGCTTCGTGGGTGAAGCAGAGTGAAGCTATGAGGTAAACTTCCTACGGTGACTGTCAGAACCACCCAGAAGCCTTGAGAAGATTTGGGCAGCTATCTCCtgggatttatttcagcttcttTGTATGTCATCTTGTGACCTCACCATTATTTATATTCCAAGTTTATCTTACTGTGATTGGTGCTTTCTTACACATCATTCTAACGGGTAATTATTCTCTTGTGTTTCACTCGCAGAACAAGACTATACAGATTTTTGATGACCCAGAAAGTAAAATACAGAAGATGAATGCCCCCTTGCTGTGCCGCCCCCTTGCTGTGCCCCCCCTTTTAAATATAGACAAAGCACGTCAGCCCTAATATGTGTGCCTGTGGTGCTTGGCTGGCTCCCTCTCTCCACGCCACGATGCTCACCGAGATACCTGGCACCCCTTGCCATCATGCACGTATCTCAGATTCAAGGACAATTTTGTGCAAATACAAACTGatataggtttttgtttttgttgtcgtTCTTGTTATTGTGACCACCTGCACACATTCCCTGGGGATGTGTGCTAATGTAATATGCAAATCTTCAATACATTATAAGTATGAACTTTTAAGTCTTGAGCCTTCTGAATTTAAGAAAAGTTAATTCACCCCTCCTTACTATCTTTACATCCATATAATGGGCCCACTAAACTGTACTTTGGGGATTTCTGTTGTTCTTAAACACCGGTTGGCTGAGTCTAAGCATCTTGGGGGGCTGTCTGCTGAGATTCCACATTCTAGTGAGGTGTCTTCAGTTAGCATTTATCTCAATGCCAGGAAaatgtaatgtttttaaaattctttcatatTAACTTGCTCTCAAAGGtggaatggaaaaagaaagctgtTGAAATGTTTAAATGCTTCGTTCTTAAAGATACTCTTTTAAAactgtctcctctttctttctccaaaggAACATTCATAACAAatcagaaggagggagggagggtctcCAGTggacccaacaaacaaacaaaatcacagtAGTTTACATTGGGATACAGTCTAGATCAGAGCCATCAGTTGCGAAAATGGAAACTTTCAAAACAAttcaaatgcagatattttcatACTAAGGAAATATTAGTTCTCAACACTCAAATGCCTGGGGTCTTCCTTGCTGCTGGAAGTGAGAGATCGGGATTTCCCTGCAGCCAAGGATGCCCGAGGGCATCAGGAAGGCCCACCAGGCATCTGTCCAGGTGCATAGAGGCCTAAAGCTCAGATGCTACTTTCAAAACAGGAAATGGCAGCAGTGTAAAACCGCAGCCAGGAAGCATTCCGTTACTACGGTTTCTTCCATTTTAACTACATAAGGCAGCAGGGAGAGTGTTAACGACCTTTCCAGGCACTCAAATTCAACACAAGAAGGGCACCTGGATGGTGCCCTTCATACTGTAGGAGCTATATATTAACCATGAGCTGTGATTGGCCAGCGCCCATAAACACAACCCCCACCTTCCAGCTTCCTGGCACTAACCTGGATCAAATGTCAATCAGGCAGGTCCCTGCAATTTCTGGCTGGGGGTTTCTTTGGCCTTCTTGCAGGTAAACAGCCACTTTATAATACGGGCGTTCCTTTCTACTACAGAGGTGGTGCTAGGCACCTGCTCCAGGAGTTCCTCTTCCTGCAACCCGTCCTCGTCCTCGCTGTGCCTGGAGAAGCTACTATCAGAAGTAGCCATGCTCACGCTACGCACTTTGAAAGTAACACAGTCGGATCCAGCAGAGAAGTTCTCCCTCCCGAGAGCTTCCACTACATCAGGGTCCAGGCCACAATACTGGAAGAAGGTGTCGGACTCAGCCCTGGCTATCGAGTATCGGGAGCTGAGATCTGACTGGGAGCGCTGCAATCCTTTGCTACGCGACACCCGCAGCTCCAAGCCGGAGCGTCCGACAGGAACCCTGGGAGCCGCTTCAAAAGGCAAGGCTGGGGACTTCACGGCTACGACAGGAGGTGGTAACATAAAGCTAGCGGCTGCTGTCTGGCTCGACTTAGTCCAAGtggcctctgtttccttcttcttATTCTCATTGGCTACCCCGGGCGTCTCAGGGGCCACAGCCATTTTGTCCTTGCCAGACCCCTGGAAAAGCTTCTTCATCAGTCCCACTCTGGAACAGTCTGCATCTGACCCTCGTACGAATTCACATTTCTGCCGATAGATGACCAATGAATCAGGTCTCAGAGGCTTTCGAGCGATAGCCCTGCGGGCTACAGGAGCAGGAGTCAGAGCCGAAGGGATCGGGTTGCGGTGCTGCACCCCTGGGGCCTCAGGGACCTTGTGTTCGGATACAGGACCCCGGCTCGATCCCAGCGTGCTGCGAACATACTTGGCGCGGTCCGCTGCCAGTCTCTCCACAGCGCTCTTGTGCGCTGGCCGCGGGGTGAGACTGTCTTCCGCTGTCCTGGGGTCCCCGAGAGGTGGCCGCAGTCTGGCAAGCGAGTCCAGGGTCGGCAGGGCGCGCATTTTTGCAGAACTCGAACCCACTAAGCTGGTGTCCAGGAGAGACTACTCCTGTTCCGGCGCCACCCTGTCCCGACTCCGTTCGAAGTCCGCAAGGGGTGGGGAATCACGCCCTCCGGCCCCTCCGCCCAGATCCGGAGTTGGGGCGAGCCAGAGTGGCTGCGAAAGGTGAATCATTCCGGCGCCAGCTCGCTCCTCCCACCCAGGACTTGAAGCTCCTACACCTGGTGTCCCCGCCCCCTTACCTTTTTGTTTCCCCGGCCAATACCCATAACCCCACCTCCAGCCTCCTGTCAGGTGCCTTATCTCTTGCTTCCTACTACAGCCAAACATCCCTCAACTCCAGACACTACTTGCAAACCCTCTCCTCTGTTCTACTGTCCCCCGACCCGAC
It includes:
- the Fam110c gene encoding protein FAM110C, whose product is MRALPTLDSLARLRPPLGDPRTAEDSLTPRPAHKSAVERLAADRAKYVRSTLGSSRGPVSEHKVPEAPGVQHRNPIPSALTPAPVARRAIARKPLRPDSLVIYRQKCEFVRGSDADCSRVGLMKKLFQGSGKDKMAVAPETPGVANENKKKETEATWTKSSQTAAASFMLPPPVVAVKSPALPFEAAPRVPVGRSGLELRVSRSKGLQRSQSDLSSRYSIARAESDTFFQYCGLDPDVVEALGRENFSAGSDCVTFKVRSVSMATSDSSFSRHSEDEDGLQEEELLEQVPSTTSVVERNARIIKWLFTCKKAKETPSQKLQGPA